The nucleotide sequence CATTCCCTGGAGGCCGCGGTGTCCCCGCTCCCGTCCGCTGTCCCGTTTCGCGGGCTGATCGGCGCCTTCTTCACCACGGCGGCGCTCCTCGCCGTCCTGTGGGCGGTGCAGATCGTCAACCTCGTGACCGGCGACGCGCTGCTCACGCACGGGGTATCGCCGCGCCGCGCCGACGAGTTGCCCGACATCCTCACGGCGCCGTTTGTGCACTTCGGCTTCGCCCACCTCATCGGCAACACGCTCGCGCTGGCGGTGCTGTGCTTCCTGACCGCGACGCGCGGCCGGGCGCGGTTCGCCGGTGTGAGCCTGGTGATCACCGTCGTCGGCGGTCTGGGCATCTGGCTGACCGCCGCGTCGGGGACGAACCACGCGGGTGCGAGCATCCTCGTCTTCGGCTATTTCGGCTACCTGCTGGTCCGGGGCTTCGTCGACCGCAAGGTCCTCGACATCCTGATCGCCTTCGTGATCACCGCCGTCTACGGCTGGACGATGCTGTGGGGTGTGCTGCCGACCACGGACCATGTGTCGTGGCAGGGCCACCTGTTCGGTTTCGCGGGAGGCGTCGTCGCGGCGCACGTCTTCCGGCGCCGAGGCGACGACGGCTCGCCCGCGCGCTCGGACCGCCCGTCCGCGTCGGGGGCCGCCGGCACGCGGCCCCTGTCGCAGGAACTCAAGGACCTCGGGTTGCTGTGACCCCGGGTCGCCCAGCCCGCGTCGCCCAGCCCGTCCGGCTCCGCCTCATCCGCTCCACGCTCCGGAGGAAACCTTTGCCACCGCGCCGCCGCTCCGCCGCTCTCGTCCCCCTGCTCCCCCTCGCGTTCCTCGCGACCGCGTGCGGCGGCATAGGACACGGCTGGGCCGGCCACGCGAAAACGGCCTCGGACTCCCCGGTCGGCAACAGCGGTACGCCGAACACCGGCATCACCGCCCAGGCGCTCGCGGAACGCGCCGCCACCGCGAACCGCGAGGCGCGGGGCGTGCGCGGCGAGTTCAGCGGCACGGTTTACGGCGAACGGATATCCGGCGACACCCTGATCACCGCGAGGGGCGACAGCGAATCGCACGTCCGGGTGAAGGGCCGCGGCATGCACGTGCTCGTCGTGGGCGACCACACGTACACGCGGGCCGAGCCGGGCCTGTACAAGGCGCTGTTCGAGGTGCTGGGCAAGGCGCCGGGGTTCGACGCCGACACCGACGAACCCTCCGAGGGCATGGCCGAGTTCATGAAGCTGATGGAGGGCAAATACCTGCGGGACGACAAGGGGCCCGACGACAGCGGCTTCCTGGTGTTCGACGGGTTCCTCGACGAAGGGCCGTTCGAGAGCGGCGACTCCGGCGGCTCCGGCTCCGATCCGCACTCCGATCCGGACTCCGATTCCGGCGACGATGACGACTACGACGACTACGGCGACGACGGCACGGACGACTACGGCGATTCCGACGACGACTCGGGGGCGGACTCGGGCGCTATCGCGCTGAGTCTCGGCGAACCGACGAAGATCGGCGGCATCGAGGTCATCCCGCTCATCGCCACCGCCCGCGACGACGGCACGACGTCGATCTCGACCATGTACCTCCCCGCCCACGGCACGCCGCTGCCCGTCCGCCTCACCTCCGACGAGGACAACGACGGCCGTATCGACGCGACGATCGACACGCGCTACTTCGGCGTCGACGACGGCCGGACCGTCACCGCGCCGAAGGACGAGGACAGCGTGGACCTGGACGAGGCGTTCGAGGGCATGTTCGGCCGGGACGAGCCGTGGGACCGCTCGGACGCGCCGTACGACGGCGGCGGCGGCGTGACCGCCTAGGCCGGGTCTTGCGGCGCGGGCGGCCCGGTCGGCGCGGCGGGCGGCCCGGGGTCAGGGGCGCAGGCCGCGCACCACCAGGTCCAGCAGTGCGCACACGAACAGCGCGATGCCGATGAATCCGTTGGTCGTGAAGAACGCCCGGTTGAGTTTGGAGAGGTCGTCCGGCCTGACGAGCGAATGCTCGTACACGAACGCCGCCGCGACGATCATCAGGCCGAGCCACCAGAAGAATCCGGCGCCCGTGAGCGCGCCGAACCAGATGAACAGGATCGTCGTGACCACGTGCGTGACGCGCGAGGCGTACAACGCGTTGGCGATGCCCCAGCGCGCCGGCACGCTCTTGACGCCGTGCGCGCGGTCGGCGGCGACGTCCTGGCACCCGAAGATGAGGTCGAAACCGCCGATCCACGTGCCGACCGCCAGGCCCAGCACCACGGCTTCCCACGACCACGACCCGGTCACCGCGAGCCACGCGCCGATCGGGCCGATGGCCTGGGCGAAGCCGAGAATCGCGTGCGGCACGTTGGTGAAGCGCTTGCCGTACGGATAGACGACCATCGGCACGACGGCGAGCGGCGCGAGCGCGAGGCACAGCGGGTTCAGGAGCGCCGCCGCGACCATGTAGAAGAGGAGCGCGACGAACGCGCCGATCCACGCGGTGCGTACGGACAGCTTGCCGGTGACCAGTTCGCGCGTGGCCGTGCGCGGGTTCCGGGCGTCTATCTCGCGGTCGATGATGCGGTTGCACGCCATCGCGAAGGTGCGCAGGCCGACCATCGCGACGGTCACCAGGAACAACTCCCAGTAATGCAGGTGCTCGTTGGCCTCGAACATCGCGGTGAAGGCGGCGATGTAGGCGAACGGCAGGGCGAAGACCGAGTGTTCGATCATCACCAGGCGCAGGAAGGCCCGGACCTTGCCGTCGGTGGAGTCACCGGACGCGGGAAAAGCGGCTGAGCTCAAAGTCCGTATTCCTTCCAACGCTGCGTCACGCGTGCCGCCGTCGCGGGGTCGGACGCGACCATCTCCGGCCATCCCCCGTCGCGGGTGTACCCCTCCTCGGGCAGCTTGCGCGTCGCGTCGATGCCCGCCTTGCCCCCCCAGAACTGCTGGTACGACGCGTGGTCCAGGTGGTCGACCGGGCCCTCCACCACGCTCAGGTCACGCGCGTAGTCGACATTGCCGAACGCGCGCCACGCGACCTCCTGGTAGTCGTGCACGTCGCAGTCGGCGTCCACCACCACGATCAGCTTGGTCAGCGACATCATGTGCGCGCCCCAAATCGCGTGCATGACCTTCTGGGCGTGCTTCGGATACTTCTTGTCGATCGACACGATCGCGCAGTTGTGGAACCCGCCGGCCTCGGGCAGGTCGTAGTCGACGATGTCGGGGATGATGATGCGCAGCAGCGGCAGGAAGAAGCGCTCGGTCGCCTTGCCGAGCGGCCCGTCCTCGGTCGGGGGGCGTCCGACCACGATGGACTGCAGCACCGGGTCTTCGCGCATCGTCACGCAGTCGATCGTCAGCGCCGGGAACGGCTCCATCGGCGTGTAGAACCCGGTGTGGTCGCCGAACGGGCCCTCGTCGCGCATCACCCCGGGCTCCAGCCACCCTTCGAGGACGACCTCGCACTCGGCCGGAACCTGGAGCGGAACGGTCTGGCAGTCGACCATCTCGACGCGCTTGCCCTGCACGAAACCGGCGAACAAATACTCGTCGATGTCGCCGGGCAGCGGCGCGGACGCCGCGTACGTCACCGCCGGCGGGCAGCCGAACGCGATCGCCACCGGCAGCCGCTCACCGCGCCGCGCGGCGACCTGGTAGTGGTTGCGCGAGTCTTTGTGGATCTGCCAGTGCATGCCGATCGTGCGCGCGTCGTGCCGCTGGAGCCGGTACAGGCCGAGGTTGCGCACGCCGGTGTCGGGGTCTTTGGTGTGGGTCAGCCCGAGGTTGAAGAACGCGCCGCCGTCGTCCGGCCACGTGTGCAGTGCGGGGATCGTGCCGAGGTCGACCTCGTCGCCCTTGAGCACCACCTCCTGGCACGGCGCGCTGGCGACCTTCTTCGGCGGGATGTGCGCGACCGACCCCAGCTTGCCGAACGCCTCGCGCAGGCCGGAGAACCCCTGCGGCAGCTCGGGCTTGAGCAGCGCGCCGATCTTGTCGCCGATCTCGGCGTACGACTTCAGGCCCAGGGCCTTGAGCATGCGGCGGTCGGTGCCGAACACGTTCATCGCCAGGGGCATCGAACTGCCGCGCACGTTCTCGAACAACAGCGCCGGGCCGCCGGCCTTGTTGACGCGGTCGGTGATCTCGCCGACCTCCAGGAACGGGTCCACCTCGACGCGGATGCGCCGCAGGTCGCCGTCCTTCTCCAGGGCTTTGAGGAGCGCGCGCAGGGTCGGGTATGCCATGCGGACCAGTATCAGCCACGGCCACCCGGCGCAGCGCACGACCCGGGCGTTGTCCACAGGGCGGCGGGTTGTCCACAGGCGGGGCTTCGAAACCGCACGGTGAGGTCGCCGCTCCTCTACCTTGAGTGGCGCACTGCGTATCACCCGAATGCCTCTCGGCTTCCACTCTTGTCACCCGGGGAGAATGCACATGGCTGTCGCGGTCGAACCCGACGGCGCCGCACGGACGTTGGGCTCCGTGCTGCACACCGTCGTCGTGTACGCACGAGGCGCGGTGTGCACGCGCCGGGCGACCCTCGCCCTGCCCGCCGGGCACCGCGGCGAACTGCGGGTGCGGATCGGCGACGTGCCGCTGTCCGCGTACGTGCGGTCGCTGCGCGGCTCGGTCGTGACCGGGCCGGAGGGGTTGCGGGTCGCCGATGTGCGCCCGCAACTGGAAGCGGCCGTCGTCGAGCCCGAGGGCGGGCCCGAGCTGCTGCGCGCCGTCCGCGACGCGGACGCGGCGGTCAACCGGCTACGGGTGCGGCGGCAGCGCCTGAGCCTGCAGATCGACACGACCGCGAAGCTGCGCGCGGTGCCCGCCAAACCGCGCCGCGACGACCCCTATCCGCGTCCGGCCGCCGTCGAACCGGTCCTCGCCCTGGCCGATTTCATCGCCGAGCGCCTGGTCGTGCTGCACACGCGTCTCCGTGCCCTGGACGACGAGATCGACCTGGCCGTCCACGACGCCGAGGTCGCGCGCAACCGGCTGAACGAAGCGTCGAGTTCGCTGCAGCCGAAGGAGACCCCGACGACCGGCGTCGCCGTCCTGACGCTCGACCTGCCCGGCGGCGCGCCCGCCGAGCCGACCCACGTGGTCCTCGACCTGGATTACCAGGTGCCGAGCGCGCGGTGGGTGCCGCAGTACCAACTGCGACTCGACGGCGCGATGGCGGGCGGCACGCTGGTGATGCGCGCCGCCGTCGCGCAGCGCACCGGGGAGGACTGGGCGGGCGTGCGGCTCGGGCTGTCGACGGCCGACCTGGAGCGGCGCACCGATCTGCCGGAGCTGCGGTCGCTGCGGATCGGCCGCCGACAGTCCGCGCCCTCGGCCTCCGGGTGGCGCGAACCACCGTCCGGGCTCGCGGAGTTGTTCGGCGACTACGACGCCGGGGTGGTCAAGCGCGACGACCTGCGGCGCCGGGTGCGGGCCGCGGTCCCGCCGCCGCCCGCGGCGATGGTGGCGGCCGAGGCCGTCTTCGAGGAGGACGCGACGCCCGTCGACGTGGACTGGATGGGCGACGAACAGTACCGGGGCGGGCCCGAGTTGCGGATGCCGGTGCCGCCGGCGCCCCTCGTCGCCGGTTCGGCGCCCCCAGCGGGCCCGAGCGCGCCCTCCGGCGCCGCCGCGCCGCTGCCCCGGATGGCGCGGGCGAGGTCGCGTCCCGGCGGGCGGCGTAGCGCCGACGGTGCGGGGTATGGCGGGGCACCGACCCCCCAGGCGACCCCGGCGCCCGTATCGGCCGGGGGCGCTCCTGAACCGGAACAGCCGTCTCTCGGCGACCAGTTGCTCGACTACGCCGGGCTGGTCCTGGACGGCCCCGAGGTCGCCGCGAGCCGTGGGCGCCTGCGTGCGGGCGGCGGCGAGAGCCCTCTCGCGCAGACGTACCGGCAGCGCGCCGAGGAGGTCGGCAGGCTCCCGCTTCCCGCGCACGCGGCGCACGTGCGCGAGTCGGCGGGGTCGTACGACTACCGGTTCGACGTCGCGGCACCCGCCGACGTGGAGGCGGACGGCGGCTGGCACACCGTGCCGGTGTGCTCCGTCGACGTGGGTCTGGAGCCGGAGTTCGTGTGCGTGCCGAGTGTGGACGAGGCGGTGTTCGGCACGGTGCACGTGACCAACGCGTCGCCCTATGCGCTGCTCGCGGGGCCCGCCGACGTCAGTGTGGGCGGCGAGTTCGTGATGACGGTGCCGCTGCCGACGCTCGCACCGGGCCAACGGCAGCGTGTCGGCGTCGGCGTCGTCGAGAGCGTGCAGGTCGCGCGGCGCACGCACATGCGCGAGTCGACGGCGGGCCTGCGCGGCCAGACTACGGTCCTCGACCACCGCGTCGAGATCGACGTCGCGAACCACCTCGGCCGCGAGATCGCGGTCGAGGTGCGTGAGCGCATACCGGTCAGCGACGAGAAAGACGTGCGGATCGACGAACACAAAGCCGATCCCGCGTGGGAGACCGACGAAGCACCGCGCGACGGACGCGTCGTGCGCGGCGCCCGCGTGTGGCGGCTGCGCCTGCCGGCCAACTCGACGCGCACGCTCGTCGGGCGGTACGAGATCCGCATCCCCGGCGGCAAGGCCGTCATCGGCGGGAACCGGAGGGCCTGAGCCATGGCTGACGTGACGGACACGACTGGTGTGGCGGACGTGACTGACAAGAACGACGTGACCGGCCCCCATGACGCGACTGGCCCGAATGACATGTCTGATGTGACTGGTGTGAGTGGTGTGCCCGGCGTGACCGAACCGACGACCGCTCAGGAGAGCACGCCCGCCGAGGAGTTCGTGGTCCTGCCGATCACGGCGGTGACGTGCCTCGAAGACCGCGCGCAAGTTGAGCGGTCGGGCGTCGTACACGTGGCGGCAGGCGTGCAACGCCTGCGCATCGGCCCGATCACACCGCTCGCGGTGGACAGGTCGCTCCGCGCGGACGCGGTGGCGATCGCGATACCGGTCGCCGACGCAGAGGCGGCGGCACATGCGACGGGCCACGCGGCCGAACGGGACGCGGCAGGTGATGGGGCTGGGACTGGGACGGGGACCGACGCTGTAGCGGGGGGCGCCGCTGCGGCTGCCGGGAACAGCGCCGGAGCCGAGAGCGGGACTGAAGCCGACGGCGGAGCCGGGGATGAGGCTGCGGCCGGGGCCGGCACCGGGGCCGGGGCCGGAGCCGGAGCCGAGACTTCGGCTGGCGCCGGGGCCGGGGCGAGGACCGGCGACGCCGCAGCTGAGGCGGGAACCAGAACCGACGCAGGAGCGGGCGACGAAACCCGCACCGAAGGCGAGGCCGGCCCCCGAGCTGACGGCGGACCCGGTTCCGGCGCCGAGACTGCGGTTGGGGCCGAGGCCGCGAGCGGGACAGGGGCCAGGACCGGGACCGACGCCAGGACCGGGGCCGACGCCGGGACCGACGCCGGGACTCGGACCGCAGCCGACGCAGACACCGGGGCCGAGGCCGGAAGCGGGACCGGGACCGGGACCGCAGCCGAGGCTGGGACCGGAGGAGCCGGGGACGACACCGGAGACGGGACCGGCACCGATGCCGGCACCGATGCCGGGACCGAGGGCGGAGCCGGGGCGGGAGTGGGGAGTGAAGGTGGCGTCGGGGCCGGTGGGGGTGATGGGCTTGGCGGTGTTGGTGTCGTGACGGTTGTTGACGCGCGTGTGTTGCGCGAGGCCGTCGTGCCGCCGCCGCGCCCCGGGGCCGACGCGTCCAAACTGCGCATGCTCGTGCACGACCTCGAACGTGACGAGGCCGAGCTGTCGCTGCGGCGGCACCGGACCGAGGCCGCGCTCGACGTCGTGCGCCAGGCCCGCGAGGAACTACACCGTGCGCTGGGCGAGTTCGCGGGTATCGAGCGCGACTCGACGGCGGTCCGGTTCGACACGGTCGACTGGGCGGGCCGACTGGAGGCCGTGGACGCCGCCGAGGAGCAGCGCCAGGACGAGCTGTTCGGGATCAACGACGAGCTGGCCCGCGTGTCGACGCGGCTGCGGGACGCCAGGGCCTCGCTCACCGCCACCGAGGAGAACCCTGCCGAGCTGCGCGCGACGGT is from Yinghuangia sp. ASG 101 and encodes:
- a CDS encoding rhomboid family intramembrane serine protease, coding for MSPLPSAVPFRGLIGAFFTTAALLAVLWAVQIVNLVTGDALLTHGVSPRRADELPDILTAPFVHFGFAHLIGNTLALAVLCFLTATRGRARFAGVSLVITVVGGLGIWLTAASGTNHAGASILVFGYFGYLLVRGFVDRKVLDILIAFVITAVYGWTMLWGVLPTTDHVSWQGHLFGFAGGVVAAHVFRRRGDDGSPARSDRPSASGAAGTRPLSQELKDLGLL
- the mqnP gene encoding menaquinone biosynthesis prenyltransferase MqnP: MSSAAFPASGDSTDGKVRAFLRLVMIEHSVFALPFAYIAAFTAMFEANEHLHYWELFLVTVAMVGLRTFAMACNRIIDREIDARNPRTATRELVTGKLSVRTAWIGAFVALLFYMVAAALLNPLCLALAPLAVVPMVVYPYGKRFTNVPHAILGFAQAIGPIGAWLAVTGSWSWEAVVLGLAVGTWIGGFDLIFGCQDVAADRAHGVKSVPARWGIANALYASRVTHVVTTILFIWFGALTGAGFFWWLGLMIVAAAFVYEHSLVRPDDLSKLNRAFFTTNGFIGIALFVCALLDLVVRGLRP
- a CDS encoding DUF4139 domain-containing protein, with product MAVAVEPDGAARTLGSVLHTVVVYARGAVCTRRATLALPAGHRGELRVRIGDVPLSAYVRSLRGSVVTGPEGLRVADVRPQLEAAVVEPEGGPELLRAVRDADAAVNRLRVRRQRLSLQIDTTAKLRAVPAKPRRDDPYPRPAAVEPVLALADFIAERLVVLHTRLRALDDEIDLAVHDAEVARNRLNEASSSLQPKETPTTGVAVLTLDLPGGAPAEPTHVVLDLDYQVPSARWVPQYQLRLDGAMAGGTLVMRAAVAQRTGEDWAGVRLGLSTADLERRTDLPELRSLRIGRRQSAPSASGWREPPSGLAELFGDYDAGVVKRDDLRRRVRAAVPPPPAAMVAAEAVFEEDATPVDVDWMGDEQYRGGPELRMPVPPAPLVAGSAPPAGPSAPSGAAAPLPRMARARSRPGGRRSADGAGYGGAPTPQATPAPVSAGGAPEPEQPSLGDQLLDYAGLVLDGPEVAASRGRLRAGGGESPLAQTYRQRAEEVGRLPLPAHAAHVRESAGSYDYRFDVAAPADVEADGGWHTVPVCSVDVGLEPEFVCVPSVDEAVFGTVHVTNASPYALLAGPADVSVGGEFVMTVPLPTLAPGQRQRVGVGVVESVQVARRTHMRESTAGLRGQTTVLDHRVEIDVANHLGREIAVEVRERIPVSDEKDVRIDEHKADPAWETDEAPRDGRVVRGARVWRLRLPANSTRTLVGRYEIRIPGGKAVIGGNRRA
- a CDS encoding menaquinone biosynthesis decarboxylase encodes the protein MAYPTLRALLKALEKDGDLRRIRVEVDPFLEVGEITDRVNKAGGPALLFENVRGSSMPLAMNVFGTDRRMLKALGLKSYAEIGDKIGALLKPELPQGFSGLREAFGKLGSVAHIPPKKVASAPCQEVVLKGDEVDLGTIPALHTWPDDGGAFFNLGLTHTKDPDTGVRNLGLYRLQRHDARTIGMHWQIHKDSRNHYQVAARRGERLPVAIAFGCPPAVTYAASAPLPGDIDEYLFAGFVQGKRVEMVDCQTVPLQVPAECEVVLEGWLEPGVMRDEGPFGDHTGFYTPMEPFPALTIDCVTMREDPVLQSIVVGRPPTEDGPLGKATERFFLPLLRIIIPDIVDYDLPEAGGFHNCAIVSIDKKYPKHAQKVMHAIWGAHMMSLTKLIVVVDADCDVHDYQEVAWRAFGNVDYARDLSVVEGPVDHLDHASYQQFWGGKAGIDATRKLPEEGYTRDGGWPEMVASDPATAARVTQRWKEYGL